TCCTCTAGCTTAAATGCTGTGGCAACCTTTTCATATGTCTAAAACAGACAAAAGAACAAACTAAGTGATCCAGTAATGTTTAGCATGAACactacaaaaaacaaaaatcaaagcaCCAAGAATCTACTTACAGGAGCAAGGTGTTTGCAATGGCCGCACCTGTGAAATGCAAATGATGATCAGGCGCAGCAGAACAGACTAACATTGCATTTCAAATtcaacaaacacaaaaaaactTATCCCTGGGATGCATCTGAGAGTGGCCCAGAGGAACCTATCAGCAAACATGTACCATGTGTAGATATATATAACATCACCATTCATGTTTTATCCAAGCACAAACAGTATTTAAGGTAAATCAAACTGCATCCTTACCAAGGTGCATAAAATTCAACCATAACATCCTTGGTTTCATCCATGGcaatttcattaaaattatcaaGTGTTAGAACCACTACATCCGAGGGGATTGCAGCCATCTTCACATTAGTCCCTGAAAATCAAGCAACATCATACATATCAATAACAGGATTTTGCTATCTGCAAAGGCTCAAACATTCATGATGACCTCAACTAAACTAGAGGGTTATCCAACTGAAAACTGAATTCAGTTAGAACCCAGTGTTTTATTATTTGCAAATACATTTCATGTTATTTAGATTCTTCTAGAATACATCCTTACATTTCTGTTAAATATATCACATCATGTATGGTTGGCATGCAACATGAGTCTGTTTTACTGAACTCCCCTTGTGGcatcaacacacacacacacacaccatttGACCTGGGATTTTGCTATTGGCAAAAGCACAAACATTCATAATGACCTATATATGGTGGTTTATCCAACAGCAAATTGTATTCTATTAGAACCCAACACATATTATTCTTTGCAAATACATTTCATACCATATAACATGTGTATCTTCGTACTGAACCCAACTTGTAGATTTCAACACACATATGCCCAAATTCTATTCTTCTGGTAATCATATTGAACGTAGTGCAGTTAATTTGGAATGCAAACATGTCTATTTACTGTACACGTGTTTTAAGTGCACTTAATCAAAGTGCAAATATCCTAAAACCAGACGATTGGTGTGTTTTTCAAGGGCTACGATGCATACCCTTTCTGAAATGGATGCAAACTTcatcccccccctccccccccaaaaaaaaaaacacccaccaccaccaccaaactggCGGCAGGGAACAAAAAATATGCAAACATATATAAGCTCTCTCTAGTGAATAAGAGGTTTTCTATGTAAAGATTATCACCTCCTTCATTATTCAAAAACTCGGTTAGGGCTTCTGCTGTACGAGCACCTTCATACCTAACAAACAAAACCCCAAAAAATATGGTTTAAAAGAGTATAAAGAAAAAACAGAACTTTCAGGGTAGCCAAATGAACTGAAGAGGATATGCGTGCCTAAAACTCTTAAAGGAAATACTCATACATACTTTTTAGGTTCCAAAGACCCTTTTGGAAACCATTGGATTGTCGGGTACCCAGAAACACCATATTTGCTACAGAGGCTCTTATGCTCATCACAGTCCACCTGCAAAAGATGATATGGACAACAATAAAGAACCTCCGAAAGATTCAAGAAAAAAGTACAAAATAATCCCAATGTTAACCACAAGCCTTTTATGAAGGTTTTCTTATCAAATGGTTGTGGTTACAAAATGAGTATTGCATGAGCAAGTCAAGGCTGCCATCTAGTACAAACTAGGACTCCCTCTGATTGTTTCTTGGATGTGATGAATATGGCCTACCATGCACTGACCTTCATTTTGGATGTTGTACCTATTTCTAACATGATACTGCCTTCTGGAATACATGTTGGACACACTACATGGTGTGTCATAATCTTTTTCTTATTACTttcattttcaaacaaaataagaatactAGTGTCCATGATCTGGACTGGACACACTCGAGGGCATGGTGTGGTTTTTAATAGAATCTATAAATATAATAAGCTTTtgtgaaaagaataaaaaatacgATTAAGTCTGATTACAAACTCCAACAAGATAGTTACTTTTTTGTATGTTGAATGATatttatattatcattattgttaATGGTGTTGTTGTACTCGACTGGtggttcttttttttaatatttcatacaTTATTAATGTTGAATATTTAATAGCATCTTCATATTGGGTTAGtagtaattttaatatttcctaTCTTTTTAGTTATTATGCTTATGAACACTGctgataaaaagacaaaaagaaaaatttagaaatttccTTGTAGTAGACATGGTTGGAGAGCAATAGTTcgtgtagccaaccccacctaatgggattaaggcttaagATGTGTTGTTCTAGACATATGCTTGTAGCTTAAATAATCTCACTTTTTCCAATACAGTTTTCATGTCCATTTTTGTACCTATAACGATGCATATAAGATTACTACCTTCCATCCTAAACAGAACAGATAAATTAGGAAACTGAAATGTCGTTAAACCATGCCATTCCTTGTATCAATTTCTACTGAAGAGCTCAAACATTTCTTCCTATCCAATCAGTCAATCAGATACATAACATAACACAAAAGGAACTTCATACtttagaggaaaaaaaaagactttGCCAGGGAAGATATGTAGAGGGAAGAGCTACGGTAAAAATAGAATGACAAAACAATCAGGAAAATAATACCCcctttcaaataatattttaaaagaaaaaatgtagGGAGCAATAAAGAAGGTTTCAGGAACTAACTTGAGAAATTAAAATCAGGAAGTATTTATGCCCTAAGCCAAATATATGGAAATTAGTTGTGACTACATCACAGAAGAAGTCAACCCATCAACAACATGAAACACACAGAAGAATTCTTGCCAATTGATTTGTTATGCCACTCGTGCACTGGCAAGATTTGAGTCATTTAACGTAGACACATGACAAGTCAGTTCTATAACCATGGCTCCAAAACATGACACAAATTAATTCAACAACCAAACACTTATAAGAAggaataataacaaaaaaccaACCATCAAACATCATGATTCAGCATCATACAACAAGCACCAAAAAACCAACCTCCAAACTTGGAAACACTGTGCTAGGATCTCAAGACTAACCTTTCCAATTAAAATAGATTTCACCTTCTTAAAACTTGTACCAAGCTTCTCATACTCTGGTGCAAGTTTTTTACAGTGACCGCACCTGTCAATGGACACACAAAATCACAGGTTGAATCTAACCAAGCCAAAAGCACATGAAACCAGAATGGCACTGCAAGATAAATAACAACAGGAGGATATTAACAATGGAGCAGAGAAAGCTCAGCGGTATATTTGGTGAAACCAGTATTCAACAAAGCAGCCTAATCTCAAGAGCTCCTGAAAATGTGAAATCTTCTAATAGTAATAGAGAAATTTGGAAACAAGGAGATTCATAAAAtaatctgattttttttgttataaacaAATCATTTATAGAGGAAACCATTTTATTGGAGGCACCCTTTACTAAAAAGAGAAATCAAGCCCCACATATCAGAATTTGTATGCAGCTCCTCTCGAAAACTGCTCAAGAAAATGCAGAACTGACGTCCTCTTGCCTGGTAAGGGGATTGCCGGAttatgcttatttataaattacCCACAAGACCCCTTCCGAGAACAGCCTATCACGGTGTGCCATGTGTCCAACCAGTCAAAGCGGGCCACATGTCCTGCTGGGCAGAGTGTGACATGTAGCCTACCAGCTCCTCTGCTGCCTGAGGAAAAGGTCCATGTCTGAAAGATCTTACCTGGAGCTAGACATCTCGATTGGGAATTTTGTAGAGAATCTCACTTACCCATTGCAAGCCCGACCTATATAATGAGTAAGGCCTCAATTGGTAAACATATCTGACTACAAAAACTCATTACTAATCTATCTTCACTCATTTCCAAGTACGAACTTGATTGTCAGAGACTATACTAGGACACAAATCCCTGCCTTTACAGGAGTTTATATATTGACGAACTTGGTGATCTTCCCTAGCATCATCACTTACCAAAAAGAACAAGAATTGAGTATCTCCAGAGTCCACCAAAAAGGTGAATAACAATGTTCTCTTCAaccaataaatcaaattttggTATCATCAAATATCTACTTCTTCTCTGCCACCAAAGACACCACATAATGCAAAAAGAGTGGCATGCTACACACGCCTTAGCCTCCTACTCAGCACTTTGATTAGTTTTACCGTCAAACACTAATATCCTAGCATTTTGCGAATCAGTAGAATTGTCTGGAAACATCATAAACATCCAAGTAATTTAACTAGCACGTTGAATATAATTTTGTTATGCAACCACAGTGAACACCAACAATGCTTCCAAACCTTGGTCTACTTAGATTTATCAATTTTGCTTTAATAAGTTACTTTTGATTTACCAATGTAACGCAACAGATAAttggcaacaacaataatgACAACATACTCACAGACAATGGAGTCAACTTGTGCCAAAATTTAGATCTATAATATGACTAAATCAGGAGACACGGATCCATTCCCCAAACACAATCAAAATCGCCGTAAATTCCATCAATCTCATCAGATGACTAATTTGAATTCAAACGAACACattttactcatttaaagcaccAAACACATAGCTAGAACATGACATCGGATGCGAAAAATAATCAGACCAAGGAGCGTAGAACTCTACGAGAGCGCCGAGATCTTGGCCAACCTCCTTCTCGAAGTTGTCCTCCGTCAAAACAACAACGTCATCGCCCACGGCCGGTTGCCACTCGAGCGAGAACGAAGCTAGGGTTAAGACAACCCAGCAGATCCGTATCCGTGACCTCCTCatccacattttcttttgcTGTCTCTCTTCTTCAAGTGAAGATTCACTTCTCGCCTGTGTTTGCAACCGAGTCTCTGAATGTAGTATGTTGTTGGGATACTTATAGTGGTGTCGTTTGCTATTACATTTCTAAAAAACAGAGAAAACAGTATTCGGCCAAAAATAAAGGTGGGGGGTGGGGTGTTGCGAGAATCGAACTCGCGACCTCTCGCACCCGAAGCGAGAATCATACCACTAGACCAAACACCCGCAATTTGATAAATTGGTGATGGTGATCATAACTTATCGTTTCATTTCTGCTTACCATCGCATCAAACATTGTATTCAATGCACCTTTGCAAATAACGATTTCTCAAACTCATCTTGTATTCGACTTTCAAATGGCTCAGCAACAGCCCACCAACGATACGACTTCAATTCTCTCCTCTGTTTTCCTCACTCCTAGTGTAGGAATCACTCAACTCCGAATGTGAATTGATTTTATTAGGTCTGggttatatattacatatatttgcatatattttatatgttgtTGGTAATTTTGTTTTGGGTAAAAGCTATTCTATTATGGGTAATCATATATACTTCCCCTGGAATATGATGGACAGTTGATGTAAGAAGCTATCCGCTGCCGATGCGAATGGGGTAATGAAC
This genomic stretch from Diospyros lotus cultivar Yz01 chromosome 1, ASM1463336v1, whole genome shotgun sequence harbors:
- the LOC127795289 gene encoding probable protein disulfide-isomerase A6, whose product is MWMRRSRIRICWVVLTLASFSLEWQPAVGDDVVVLTEDNFEKEVGQDLGALVEFYAPWCGHCKKLAPEYEKLGTSFKKVKSILIGKVDCDEHKSLCSKYGVSGYPTIQWFPKGSLEPKKYEGARTAEALTEFLNNEGGTNVKMAAIPSDVVVLTLDNFNEIAMDETKDVMVEFYAPWCGHCKHLAPTYEKVATAFKLEEDVVIANLDADKHRDLADKYDVSGYPTLKFFPKSNKAGEEYDGGQDLDDFVDFINERCGTSRDSKGQLTAKAGILEALDKLVKEFGAAGTDEKKTVYGRIEDEVKKLKGSAARYGKIYLKAAKSCMEKGPDYAKKEIERLERMLKKSISSGKADEFNLKKNILSTFA